The genomic stretch AGTAatgcaacatttagaaaatgtactcttgatactcaagtacttttaaaaacagtagacatctgactgtagtacttttacttttacttgagtaaaatttagcaaggggtAACTGTACCTTTACTTAAGTACTGAAGctgtgtactctgtccgccTCTGGCAAGGTGTGATAAACCACAATATCTGATATGCATCTAAAGTTGATGCCACCTTAAATGCTCAAAGATGCATGTTCATAAAACATGTGTTGCGGTATATTATATTGTACTGTATTgtatatatttgtaaaacaCCAAAATGTTCAAATCCACATGACACCATTGCcaggtgtgcatcttaataTGACATAAAAAGACTGAATGTTCTTGTGAGGGTGAAATAAAAAGTATAACATTTGCAATGTGTGATAAACCAATCTGATATGCAACTAAAGTTGATGCTGCATTAAATGCCAGCCGGAAATATTGCATCATCGTAAAATGTTATTGCAGTACACTATATTGTACATGTACTGTAAAACGTTCGAATACACATGACAGGCTGTGGTTTGGTCACTGCATCTCAATATGAAACCAAAAAGCCGGATGTTCTTGTGAGGGTGGAGAAAATAGTATGAGATAGAAAAAATTTTGCACAGCAAAAGTACACTTAAAAATCAACCCAGCATTGTATCAAAAAGGAACATtccagccattgggttaaattaacccagaaaatgtttacatttgacccaacaatgagtaaaaacaacccagcatttgagGTTAATACAACATAGGTCAAATGTCAAACCAGCTCTAAAAAATGTGTTGTATTTAACCCATGATTGGGTaaacattgggttaaaaattactaaATGCTTGGTTGTTGTTACCCATTCACATGATGTGTTGAAACAACCTgccattgggtcatttttaaacCCATCTGTGTCTTCTaatatttacccaaccatgCGTTAAAATCCACCCAGCTTTTGCTAAAGCCTTGTTTTATGTCAGATCTATGATGTCATCTTTAGCCAAGTAATGTAGCTTTCAAAATAATGATTGTGGTGACAATAATTTGACCTCACACATTGTGTAATGCAAAGCGTCATTTGAGATAAACATCTCAGTCCTCAAGAGTAAGTTAGTATTATGCCATTGTTTTCTAGATGGACAAAAATATTCTgtattattcatttaaaataatgcattatattttatttattcattttgccTTTTTAATTTGAAAGGGTAAcaactttggttatttttagaaGCCTTTAACAGGAATGTCTTTCCACTCCATGTTTCCTGAAGctaagcaaaaaataaacagatgTGGCAGCTTACAAAATAATATTGTAAGTGTTAGGTTcagtgcaaaacaaaacaacaacagtaATTGTTAATTCGTGCATTAAGTAATGGTTGTAGATTTCAGACATCAGATTGTCAGGTACTTGTATAAATCCATGTGCCAAGGTGATTATCAGTGGCAGACAGAAAAATAGTCAGATGTAAGGCTACATTTAACTAACCCCATGATTATATGTACTTAGGCTTTAAATATAATGCATTCCCATCCAATATGGGcaagtttttttctttcttgcCCTTTATGTCACAGTTGGTTtgcttttatttgttaaacTTCAAAGCCTGGAACACGAAATTCTGGGCATTTGAATGATAAATGGCCTTTTTTGGTCTTTAATTTGTTCAGACATGAAATGAATTGTTTAAATGGTATTATGTGAAAGCTTGAGGACAAAATCTACAATAAAAGTTTCGGTTTTGTTGCGTGAATCAATTTTGTTAACCCAATCGAAACCCTGCTCACATGATTAACTTAATAGAAATGGGAAGCacataaaacaaatattgcaCATCTACGGACTTTTGAGCAAGGCTTATGTGGAAGTCAAGTCTTTCGTTTTagtgcaaataaaaaaagttaagatTTTAATTAACcataaaacattcacatgaTAGGCACAACAAAGAccttcgccccctagtggttatTGGAGGAACGTCGCAATACTTCTAATGatggtttaaaaaatactaGGTTGTGTTCGCATCatgcatttgtttatttaaaatgtttaaaaatatgtcTAATTTATCCTTATTTAAACAGAGAATCCAGCAGTTCTGTTTCACTTAAACACTCATCCAGTTAGAAAGTCACAGATGTGGAACTGTAATGGGAATATGGCTCATGACTCCCACAAAAAACAGCATGTGCCCAACACATGCTGCTTGTTTCAGATGATGAAACTTTGTTTGCTGAATGTGGTCAGTGGAGGAAGTAGAAGGCGAAATTTTACTGTCctctcgtgtgtgtgtgtgtgtgtgtgtgtgtgtgtgtgtgtgtgtgtgtgtgtgtgtgtgtgtgtgtgtgtgtgtgtgtgtgtgtgtgtgtgtgtgtgtgtgtgtgtgtgtgtagcctATAGGTTTATTGACTTTGTATATATGCCAGCTTCCTGTTCAGTTTTATAGCACATGCATTTCTCGAATGGTTTCCTATAGATGCGTCGATCGGAAAAAAAAGAGCCTTTATTCTTTGCTCATCGTTTTTCCCCTTTAAGAGACAGTACTAACTTTACCTCCCTcaaaaaaatgtgctgttcacataTTGTTTATCTATACATTTGTCTGCCTGTTGGCTGCCTTGTGGTGAAGCAATATATATTTGCGTCGCTGATCACAAACATTGTGGCTGGGAGCTGAGACAAGTAATAGGAAGTGGTTTGGCACGGAGAGATCAGGCATCCTCATTTTTTTGGTTTTTGGTCAGATTGGCAAAGCAAAAGTGGGGAGAAAATGTTTGACAAAATTCTTGACCTCTCCGCAGCTTTAACTCCCACTCTGTGTAATGTCCTCTTTAGGTGTGGCTAAAGAATATGGGTTTCTATAACACTGATTCAATACAAACAATGACCGGTTTTAAATAGAGTAGAATGACCTAAGAAAGGGTGTAAGAAAAAATTGGTTAAAAAAATGCTAGCAGCTGGCAAACTGCTAATGTGAGCGCATGCAGCAGTGGTAGATTTAGAAAAGAAAATGGGGAAAAAGAAAACCAGctggttaaataaaaaaatccaaaattgtttctgttcttattttttatattttggtctGCTTAAATGAGGTCTGTAACTTAAAGGAACAAGTATTATGGGTTGTGAGGATTTTCCCCTTACAGCTAAATAAACACAGGGTGGAAGTCTGTACTGTGCCTCATTAGATTTTTCATTGCCACAACATGAGAGCAGAGCAAGTTCATTTTAAACCCTTGGATCTGTTTATTTCATGACCACACCCTGCCTTCATCTGCACAAAAGAATTCCCTCTAACCAAGCCCCCCAGCCCAGGCACAAAGTTACTTTCTGCCCCATAGTGCCATTGGTTGTTTTACACACCCAAATTGGTATTTATGTTGGCCAACCAAATTGCAAGTTTGGTTGGTATATCAAGCAGTGGAGAGACCTAGAAGACCACAAAGTATAGGATCTATTAATATCTCATACAGACACCATCATTATGAATGACTCATAACAACGTTATGGGACAACTTAGTTAAAATCAATTAAaaagcataataataataaaaatgtcaaaCGGGATTGAATGTATTTGTAGCATAACTAAAACCATTTACAGTGACATGAAAAAGCatgtgaaccttttggaatttcatagttttctgaataaatcATAAAATTGATCTGATCTTCATATAAtgtctaaaaataataacacaaaaaattctGGTCTTTCATGTCTTCATTGAGAACAACCAAAAAATGTTTGTGGAAAAAGTTTGTGAACCCTTGAGATAGTGACCTCAAAAAAGTTATTTGGAGTCAGGTTTTAGCTAGTCTCGTctggtctggtgtttttcgctgctttttctggacaaagaccgcccacaagctgtttgaccaacatgtcaaacaaccaatcacagtttgtttcgtctagcgtcacgtttcggactcccccaCAATAACGAACCgactggcaacaagtcagttattgaaataaccagccgcaaccgaatagcatctaaataaacaacattactcaccatagaacaacgttgtgcacttcatcaacagccacaccaatgagacactccagttaaatgtctgtttgaagcatatcgccactttttaacaaatacaagcaattcaggagaaccaaactttttgactccactaactgcctcaagctaaactcttggacgtcttttagagagtcgacGCTgcaaactttgcatatttttgagaatgtttagctgatcatgataactgctcattattatctacgtgaacacgactgattctcttcctcaatggaacatcagagctttgttttcctgggaccgaaactaatcgcgacactcgcgtctcctggaaatccggtttatttcaaccaatcaaagacgactttgacattctcacagggtttccagaaaagtgtacaaaaacatcagacgttcagccaacagtctgtgggcgtgaagtctgaggctgagactaggtTTTAGCCAACATAATCTGACGGAAAagtgtgttatagtcacaaaaattttgattaatttattcatatcaatagcacaaaatgtttttttcgtgtcactcccacgaatttctataaatattttttgtgtccgtggaatgactttcttttttgtgtaatatagttttctatttttttcctatttttaaataattgtcgcttggggttagagttggggtttgggttaggatgtctaaaaatgtaacagaaagtgatttttaTCCCTAAATGACAATGGTAATAAAATAGgtaaaaataatacataaaatgacgaaaaagaaagtcgtgtcaCGGACacgaaaactatttatagagtgacacaaaaaagacattcatgctcaaggcacaaaaaaccTGAATTTCATTCCATGGACACTAATtgtttgtgactataacatgactttccatGAGATTAGTCTGGTTTTAGCACACCTGGAGTCTTGTTAAGATAATATGTTTGGAGGTGTGGACTACAGCTACTTTGACTGAGCAAAACCCCTCAAACTTATGCACAAGAAGAACACTCTTACAGTATGTGAGCCATGAAAGAGCTTTCAGAAGAgctacgatcaagaattgttgctttACATGAAGCTAGAAAGGGTTACAAAGTTATTTCAAAGACTTTAGAAATTCACCAGTCTTCAGTTAGTTGGCATCCAAGCGTCCATGACACCAAGAGCACAAGAAGACTCACAcatgaggtaaagaaacaaccctGAATGACAGCCAAAGATTTGAAGACATCACCTGAACTTGCTAacatctctgttcatgagtcaacaatacgtaaaacactgaacaagcaGGGAATCCATGGCAGGACACCACAAAGGAAGCCACTGCTTACTGAAAAGAGCATTGCTGCAAACctaaagtttgcaaaagagcacactGATACTTCACAGCGGTATTGacaaaatgttttgtggacttatgAAACTAAGATTCAACTATTTGGAAAAAACACACAGCGCTGCATTTGGCGTAAAAAAAGGGGCATTGCATATCATCatgaaaacatcatcccaactgtAAAATATGGTGGTGAAAATATGATTTGGGCCTGCTTTGGTGCATCAGGGCCTGGCCAGCTTGCAATCATTGATGGGAAGATGAATTTCCAAGTATATCAGACAATAATACGTCAGCTGAAACTGTGTAGAAGGTGagtgatgcaacaggacaacgatTCAAAACACTGTagcaagtccacaacagaatggcttcagaaaCAAAAACTGCCTTTTGGAGTGGCCAAGTCAGAGCCAAGACTTCAACCCAATAGACCCATACACATGACTTATGAGACATCCAAAGAATAtgacagagctaaagcagttctGCCAGGAAGAATGGGCTAAAATTCTTCCTCAAtgatgtgcaggtctgatcaACATCTACAGGAAGTGTCTGGCTGAAGTTATTGCTGCAAAGgggggtcaaccagttattaattcTAAGGGTTTACTAAATTTTTCCATTGCAATTTTGAATGTTGAATGAGtgtgtttaataaagacatgaaagatcagaattttctgtgttattatttttagacacattatgtttgtcaatacccttgaTTTAGGTGAAAATCAGATCACgttttatgacagatttattcAGAAAAGGTTCGCTTACTTTATTTTGCCACTGTATTTCAGTGTgatagaaaacaaataaaactaattttactttacaaaactttattcaaattatatttaataGAATACTTATTATTCACAAACCAGGAAAGAAAGCTTAGATTTTGCATATTGATTTTATTTCCTCTTTAACTTTTCTCCTGCATCCTATTAAGCATTGCATTAATAGAAAGGATGTCAGGAAATTTACTTTCATatgtttgtggtgcttttaaaaattacaaaaatagaATCATTTATTCACTAAAAGTTTCACAACCCCTCATCCTCCTAATTTCTGCTTCCTCCTCTCCCCCGTTTTTTTTTCCTGACTTAGTTCACTTCCTCCGCACATCTGTATTGGCAGGGCGCACAACTTTGCTTGCTTATGCTCTCTATTAAAACTCTTTTGTTTTGGCATGTTTAATCTATTCTTTATTCAGAATATTCTTTATTCGTTTTGTTATAAAGTGACTGTATTAGAAGGCATTAATtgtattttgtgtgtatttttgcATGTCTATctgtgagtttataaaaaattCTCTCAATCTTTCTGACTGTGTTATTCTCATAAGGCTTTGGTAAAGAATGTGCTCTTGGAGATGTTGAAGATGAAGATAATTTCTGGAGGCTTCAGTAACCCTCGGAGAGATGACCTtaacagtatttaaaatatgtttctGTTTGGGTAAAGGAGAACAAGAAATTAATCTGCTGCATTGCATGGTGAGAAAAGGCTAGTGGGGTGCCAAAATCtaaattaaacaacataaaacatcaTGGATCACTTAAAATTGCTCTAATActctttttctttttaagcTCTGCACACTTTCTAGCAGGGCTGCTAACTGTTGAGTTCAACTTGGAGTGAGATTTACTTATGGGAGGGGGTGTTCGGGGGTGCATAAAAGGTTGGCATCTTGGGAGTTTTTAAttcattattaatattatgatTTACTTTATGTTTATTATAGACTAAAGAACTTATACAATCATTTTAAAGTAATTACTTGCCAAACAAcgcaaataatttaatttagcTGTTTCTGTGTTGAATTGTTGAAAAAGTCTGCGGAAAAATGGTTTACAATACAAATCCAATTAGATTTTAGAagttaaattgaaataaaaaccTTTTCTGAGTTTATAATCGTGAGCTATATGTGTTATTGTTTTATCCCATTCTATTACTTTTATTCCTGAtaattatattttgtttataaatatattattgtttatagataGTAAATATCAAttgatttgtttcttttttattcaCACAGGCTTATTCGCAGTATTCGCATCATTTTGACTTTGACGAGCACTTTTAGACTGACGATGATTAAGTCAGACCAGGTAAAGATAGGCTTTGTACAGTATTTACAGTTAGGCACATTAAGCAATTACAGTATTTCATGACTTTATATACCATGGGGATCTCAATGGTGGGCACAAGCCTGCTTGAGAAAATGGATGTGTGGCGTGAGAGTGTGAGAATGGGGTCAGTTGGGTGAGGGTTGGCAGCTCTGCTTTCTAGGTCATGACAAATCTGTTCCACAAAATTGAAGTTTGTATATGAGAAGTTGAGATGCAAAACcttctaagtgcgtctgacatgagCATTTTTCTGACATGAGCATCTtgtgtttaggttcagtaatttcactttaatggcaatcaAAAAGGTTATTCAGTTATTGAAATGCCTTGTTCAATACTTtaatacagtggttctcaactccagtcctcgggccccccctcccagaacattttagatgtctccatatacaaaaaaacacctgattcagttaATCAGCTCGTTATGTGTTAATAaagaaacattgcaaaaattCTGGCAGGAGCCTGATGAGTGGATtcaggtgttttatataaggagacatctaaaatatTCTGATAGGGTGggccgaggactggagttgagaaccacagCTTTAATATATCACAATTAAATTCTAATCATGacaaaatatatatcattagaCAGGTCTAAGACTCTAGAATAAGTATTTGACCAGTGTGTTTTACCAAAAATGTATGCAGAAACAGTCTGTGATTACTATGACAAGAGTGCGTGTACATTTGTAAGAAATTTGACTGtttttcgctgcaaaaccctctaagtgcatgtaAGCTTTTCTGGCAAAACTCTCAATTTCTTTGAAGAAGACATGGTAAACAGTtccaaaatcactaaagatgcaacattgcaaatgatgaaagtcaaaattcaaaatgaagaaactgaaccacacattagtgGGCACTGTGAGCACTAGCACTGCCAAATTCatgttgtattcaggtccaagaaCTCACAAGGGACACACATTTGAATGTGATTCACATGTGTTTCGTGCACCGCCGTTCATGCATCTTCCATGCatttagaggactttgctgaaaattGTCGATAAAATAGCAGATTCTGCTAATCCAATCTTTGAATGGTATTTCTAAATTgcctgaggccaggattaagcggatttgaagtgaaaatatttgataaacataaacacatgctgaaagcattcggttaatatcattatctcatttttgacagaggtggcgtttagcggctttaGCGGCTTTTCCTCATATATACATCCAAGCAACAAGCTTATATGTGCACCACATGAGAACAACATCAAACGATTGTTTTAACAAGGCAGTAGTGGTTTTAACAAAAAAGTGGTTGAGATTAAAATGCCTCCTGGAAGACATGAATACCCCACACTACACTTACAATTATATACAGCAACATTTCGCAAACAGGTCTGCGACCACCAGTAACAATAGTTTCTTAACATTGTTCTATTCTCACAGCTGTCCAGGCCAACATTTTGCACTAAGAAAAAGTTTCACATACTGACTGCCAATATTCCCTATACACCCACACAGTACAAGTTTCTGCTGTCGGGGTGTAtaataaatgagacgcataggGGGCTAGTGTGCCTATAACTTCATCTCTGTTGGTTGGGTGTGTCTTGAGAGAAACTGTCCAGTTTAACATCCAAAGGGAAGAAGGCGCGGAAAGGGATCTGTGATCTCACAGCAGTATTCCACCTACACAGCGCCCTTTTACAGCTTGAACTGATTAGGATTTTCCCATGTACTACACAATCTTAGCTGCGTTTTCCATCTTTGACAAATCCACATGTATTTATGCAGGCTATATTCCAAAACAAGCCTGACTAAGGTTTATCTGATCTTTTTTTAATAAGCAAGTTGTTATCATGCAAACATATCTTGGAAAAATGTGTCAACTAAACTATGAGGTTTGAATAAAGGCCACAGACAAATTTATAATTACTGCATGTAATAAAAGGCTAATATATATGGGCCATCTACAGTCCTCTAGGACCGTCTGATACATATTTCATAAgaactggattttttttttttattattccagTAAGTGCTAATCTGATTGGCAGACTTTACTTTTAAGGACGCACAAGTTTATAGTTTCTACTATTTTTCTGCATGCTTTCTGAAAAAATCTATCTAAACCAAATAATATTTACACAAATTCTCCCCCGTCACATTTAAGAAGCATTTTGTTTGTAGTCCAAAATAAGCAAAACACTTCAACTGTCTCTGCTAAGTATTTAGCTTGGCCATACTAACAAGTTTTGACAGAAACCCTTTGTAAGTTTCAGCATTGGTACATTTGTAAGCATCTTTGATAGATATGGGTTAACTTCTCAGATTTCTGCATAATAAATGGTCTCTTTGTTCTATTTTTCATATCAGACTCATGCACTAATGTCAGACTCTTGAGAACCATAATCTGACTAAagatatgtttatgtttttcacTGAAAACAATTCGACAAACCAATGGAGTCATCATGACACAGAGGCAGTTGAGACCACAGTAAATAAGCGGTTGCAGTGAGACATCTCAGCTGGCATACAGTAGTGTCTTCTTCAAACAACACAACGCCAGCATTTGAAGCATTTGCAAGATATTGACCAAATAAAGTCATGCATgtgactttatttttttgtccagCATTGGCTGTGTCATCGTAGTTCTGAGTTTCTCACTTGCTGTACAGAGTCAAAATCATTAAGTCTCTTGAAGTTGAAACATTATGTCTTTGTTACATTTTGGGATTTTGTATTTTATGTGTGTGCTCTTCTCGGCTCTTTCTTTCAAGCACACTGTTTTTGTCGAGGAATGTTGCTTGCTTTGCCGCATTCGGAGGCCGCACTCTCATGTCTCAGGCTGGATGTGTTCGGCATTTGAAATCCGCAAAAGTCTTGCTTACCAGCAAAGTTTGAAATTGATGCGCATATTGGAATCATACGTGGACATAAAAGCTGCTTTGATCAAACCTATGAGAAAAGATAGGCTACTAAAACTAAAAGCTGCAGCCGAGCAGACTGGAGAGGCGGGTGACGTGACGTCACTCAAACGGAGCTCGTGGCGGGTCTTGTCAAGCAAGCAGATCCTTGCAGTTTACTCTCGCGACTCACAGGTGTGAGCACATCTCGTTATCATTTTGTGGAAGTATTAGTCAGCTCTGGGTAAGTATCTTTTTTGGCATTATTAAAATCCTTTTGGTGTTATTATTAGACCTCATTGATCGCAGAGATAGGTATAGCCTATTGTATGAAGACTTATGAAAACTTATAAACTACATAGTTATCAATTAGACAGTTAACGTTACTCTGGAGATCGAATGTTAACAAACCACATAAGCAATAAAATGggttataaaaaacaaactgccTATCTCTATTGGTCATTTACTgcttttacagtgtagttaaaCGTGATTGTctatctgtacctaaatttGCATTTTGACTTTCATATGATTGTAGGAAAATGTTTTTGTGGATCAAAATCTCGTATTTTTAGgtttttaacatattattttgcatgtattttatgtaaaaattgTTTTGTGCAAAACTGAAAGAAACCGATAAAGAAAGGGGTCTTAAACAAATAACGACTGCAGCGGAGGTACAGATCGCGACAATTTAGGCAGTCAGATTAATATGTTTAATGTGTGAAATGCAGTGGCTGAGAAAGCAGAAAACATCCAAGAGATTTATGTAGAGGCTTTTCTTTAGTGCGAAATGTATCTATGGTCTGTCCTCTAGTGGAAAAAAGTAGAACAACGTGTTGGTTTCTATGCCTACTACATCAGGACCGTTATGTgtgatgttttgtttgtttgttttttaatatcaGTACTGactcaaaatatttttctgtcaaTCCAGATTTGAACTTACAATAATGGATCTAGCCAATTACACAGAGAGTCCTGTGTTTGCCAACACATCCACCGAGTATGACGAAGATTATGAAGATTATGAGCTAACAGAGATTGTGAGGTCTCTTAACATCGTGTCACTCATATTCTACAGTCTGGCTTTTGTACTTGGAGTGGTGGGCAATGGCATTGTGATTTGGGTTACTGGATTCAAAATGAAAAGATCAGTGAACACTGTCTGGTTTCTGAACCTCGCTATTGCAGACTTCCTATTCACGGCCTTCCTCCCTCTCAGCGTGGCTTATACAGCTATGGGTTTCCACTGGTCTTTTGGAAAGTTCATGTGTAAATTCAACAGCACCCTTAGTTTCCTCAACATGTTTGCGAGTGTGTACATCCTGGTTGTGATCAGCATTGACCGCTGTGTGTCTGTGGTTTATCCAATTTGGGCACAGAACCATCGGACTGTGAGCCGCGCTTCTGTCGTGAGCCTGGGAGTTTGGCTGTTTTCCCTGGCATTGAGCTCACCTTACTTCGTCTTTAAGGATACTGCACCGGACCaccacaataaaaacataaccaACTGCTTCAACAACTTTGCACTGTCTGATGACTATAAAACACCAGAAGTGGTGGCGATCCGTATGCTACACCATCGCACCATGATCATTACACGTTTCTTGCTTGGCTTTGTGGTGCCTTTTGTAATAATTGTATCCTGTTATGCAGTTATTATATGTCGGCTCCGAAAGAACCGATCGATGTCTGGCAGGACTGGACGTCCCTTTAAGATCATTGCAGCTGTGATCACTGCCTTCTTCCTGTGTTGGGCTCCGTACCATATTGTCATCATCATAGAGATGGTATACCACATGGCAGATGAATACAGCCTCACCCTGGACTATGTCACCAGAGTTGGAATGCCCATTGCAACCAGTGTGGCTTTCCTAAATAGCTGCTTAAACCCATTGTTGTATGTTTTCATGGGACAAGACTTTAAAGACAAGGTGCGCAAGTCAATCCTGAAGGTCTTGGAATCAGCTTTTACAGAGGAGATTTCACGCACGAATACCTGCACAAATTCACTGCACACCTTTCGAAACAAAGAGCAGGGGAGTAAGTCTTTCTCTGATGCAGAAGTATAGCTAACAGACATGAGGGACTCTTGGATAAGAGAGGACTTACCATAGCTGCCGGCATAATTAACATTGAGGCACATTTACTGGAGTAAAACTggaaataaaatacatttcagttaGTTTGAAGCTTTGTATTAAAACACTGCCTTGTAATTATGATGCATATATGTGATGCATATTTAGTATATGTGTATGTGCCAATAATGATATACCTGCAAAGTATTTGACAAATATATCTTTTGTAAATGACAAAAACTTATTAAACTAAAGTATTTCATCTATTGTGCATGCAGGTAGCTTTTATGCTATTTTTTTACTATAACTAATTGTCTTAGCGTATTTAATATAAGAATCATATCAGTTTGCACTTTGaaagataaataataaactaataataaaataaaggtATTCGTAAAGCTCATCATTACACTGTTCTCATCATGTTGTTCAATGAGATGTCTCTTATCATCAACATttcacattcatttttttacatttcaattttaaaatatccgcttttaaataaataactatttataaaaaattatcttagCTATAATCTCATATTTCATTAAAACGTGATTCTTAACTAAAAAGCACTGCAAATCTGCAATTTAATAACTAATGGCAGAATTACAACAAATCTCAGAATTGTGGAATGATTTTAGATGAATAATATggaaaatccagaaatcacaatatatgattttttcaAATCTTAATTTGTAATAagtaaataagtatttgaacacctggcTATaggctagaattctgaccctcaaagacatgttagtctgcctttaaaatgtccacctccactccatttattatcttagattagatgcacctgtttgagggcgatagctgcataaagacacctgtccactcCATACAAGctgtaagaatccaactactaacatgaccaagaccaaagag from Misgurnus anguillicaudatus chromosome 10, ASM2758022v2, whole genome shotgun sequence encodes the following:
- the fpr1 gene encoding chemerin-like receptor 1, producing MDLANYTESPVFANTSTEYDEDYEDYELTEIVRSLNIVSLIFYSLAFVLGVVGNGIVIWVTGFKMKRSVNTVWFLNLAIADFLFTAFLPLSVAYTAMGFHWSFGKFMCKFNSTLSFLNMFASVYILVVISIDRCVSVVYPIWAQNHRTVSRASVVSLGVWLFSLALSSPYFVFKDTAPDHHNKNITNCFNNFALSDDYKTPEVVAIRMLHHRTMIITRFLLGFVVPFVIIVSCYAVIICRLRKNRSMSGRTGRPFKIIAAVITAFFLCWAPYHIVIIIEMVYHMADEYSLTLDYVTRVGMPIATSVAFLNSCLNPLLYVFMGQDFKDKVRKSILKVLESAFTEEISRTNTCTNSLHTFRNKEQGSKSFSDAEV